aattgataaaaaattttaataaattaaaaataaaaaatatactttatccaaaaaaattaattacttaacatttttaaatgtttaaatacatattttcatTTAGCATGAAACTACACTAATATAATATTACggcataataatatataaactatatataataaaatatacctTAGGATTTAGGAATAGAAACCGTTAAGCATAAAATATTCCTTCATGCTTAGACATAATCTTAGGATTCATGTATAGATGTTGTAATAACAATGGCgataacaacaaaatattaatgaAATGTCAACCAATGCTTTATAAGTTAAGAACGACGTTGTCTCAAAATATTCGAATTGGTTGTCAAAGAATTTTAAGTCcgacaatttgatttttaataatttttttacaaattctcaaaaattatttttgttagataaattaattttttatcattttaaaataaattttataatatatgtgttaaaaaataaatacctaataaattttgttataaaataattacgtttttagaaaatattattataaagaaATTAGTCCCCTATAAAACCAATGAATGGATCAATCTATTTTtcgataaaaataatacttttaaaatttttaaacaacaAAAATTTGTTGAGAATCAAAATATTCCACCTAAAATTTGTTGAAAATCAATTTACGTGATTAttccattattaaaaaaaaattcctatGGTCGAAGATGAGTTGAGTGAAGAGAATAAGATAATCATGATAGTGACCTTCTTATAATTCTTTGCTAGGAGGTACAGATACTTCGTTGAGTTGTCGTATTCGCGTATCGAACACATTTTATACACAACACTTATCGATACTTGTTTGACACGTATATTTATTGTGTCCAACTGTATTTtaataaaatgtaaaaaattattttccagACActttggacacacttaaatatcatcacgtgtcaATGTGTCCAATTTTATCCTTaacatatattattaaaataaatttagatatagtatatattattatttattaaaataaaaaatattttaaatatttgatataattaaaataagaaactccgcatatgttacacttgcggtacatagccggtcccaagcccggataaaggaggagggttgtgttaggtcttcggcaaccaacgtaaaaatatagccgaaccccccatgacatgaatcaaagacattattgcgctaaagctaggtcgttacccggaagtaacgcgccgtatgactcgagtacggtgtcaaagcaagagccgctgcatcggtgcccggtagtgttaaatgagcaagggttctcgcgttttcgtgaacggacgagggtaaataagctagttcacaaaggaaaaggtaaaggtcgaagcgacaaaaggttgagatttgggacatggaacataggcactctaacaggaaagtccatggaggtggtggacaccatgacaaggaggaagattaacattatgtgcctacaagaaacgaaatgggttggtgcaaaggctagggagttggattcttctggtttcaaactttggtatacaggaaaggtgaagaataggaatggagttggaataattgtggataagcagtggaagaaggacgtagttgatgtcaagagggtgggagatcggatcatctctatcaaacttgtggtggagggaggtgctttccatgtgattagcgcctatgcaccgcaagtgggttcggacgaacaacacaagataaggttttgggaggatctagagagtttggttcaaggcatatctttgggagataagattttcttaggaggagatttaaatggccatgttgggagagaagtgactggatatgggagtattcacggaggccatggtttcggggtgatcaatgccgagggtaaaactattttggacttttcctcaacttttgatcttctcatcgcaaatacatgttttaaaaagagagatgaacatcttataacctataagagtggcatgacaagctctcaaatcgacttcttcttgttgaggagagtcgaccggaaattttgcattaactgtaaaattatcccgggagagagtttgacaacacaacatagggtgctcgtcatggattttcgcgttgagcaaaagttgaggaaaagatatcatacgaagaacccaaggacgaggtggtggcggatgaaaggtgaggaacaaagaagcttcctaagacgggtaggagaagaggcaaagtgggatgggaatggaagcgcggaagaaatGTGGatggagatggcagaagttattagaagaacagcaaaagaaagttttggtgaatctaaaggaataggaccaagagacaaggagtcctggtggtggaatgcgagtatacaagaaaagataaagataaaaagagaatgctttaaagagtggtctttatgccgcaatgcagataactgggaaaaatataaggcggctaagaaagagacaaaagtggctgtaagtgaagcaagaacaagagcatatgagggtctctaccagtctttaggcacgaaagaaggagaaaaaggtatatatagaattgcaaagagccgggaaagaagaacgagagatttagatcaggttaagtgcataaaggataaggatggagaggtgttggctcaagaggagaagattaatgaaaggtggaagagctacttctacgagttatttaatgagggacagaagactcttccgagccttggtcgattatgcacaagcgaagaagatcaaaactttgactactatcgaaggattcgagacttcgaggtaaaagaggctctaaagcagatgaaaaatggcagggcagtaggacctgataatatcccgattgaggtttggaagggtcttgaaggaaaaggcatcaactggttaaccaagctttttaatgagattttaaggtcaaagaagatgcctgatgagtggagaaagagcacattggtacctatctacaagaataagggggatatacaaagttgcggaaattatagagggattaagcttatgagtcatactatgaagttatgggaaagggtgatagaacggaggttgagaaaagagacacaagtaacagagaaccaatttggatttatgccaggcagatctaccactgaagcgatatacctattaagaaggatgatggagaggtatcgtagtaataaaagggatctacacatggtgtttattgatttggaaaaagcgtatgatagggtaccaagggaggtcttatggaaggttttagaaaagaggagagtaaggatcgcatatattcgggcaattaaagacatgtatgatggggccacaactagtgtgaagactcaaggtggtgtgacagaggaattccctattggtataggattacaccagggatcatccttaagtccataccttttcacattagtcttggaagtactcacagagcacatccaagagcctgtgccatggtgcatgctttttgccgatgatatcgtccttatgggagagtcaagggaagacctaaataagaagttggagttatgaagagaagctctagaagtgtatggtctgcgcataagccgtagcaagacggaataaatggaatgtaagttcagtctgagaagggaaaactccaatatagaggtgaaaattggagagaacaccctacgaaaagttaaaagttttaagtatctcgggtgcatcatacaggataatggagagattgaacatgatgtaaatcataggatccaagcaggttggtcaaaatggcggagtgcatctggttttatatgcgacaaaaaagtgcctttaaaacttaaaggtaaattctatcgcactgctataagaccggcgatgctgtatggtacggagtgttgggcggctaaaggggagcacgaacataagctgagtgtggcagagatgaagatgttgagatggatgagtggtcatacgcgattggataaaataaggaatgaagatataagggagagagttggagtagcacccattgtggaaaagatggttgaatcgcgtctcaggtggtttggacatgtgagaagaagaccgatagaacatccagtcaggagggtggatgagatggaagatggacaaagggcgaaaggcagaggaagacctaagaagaccatccatgaggtggtcagacgagatctacatgtaaacggtctcactgtagacatgatacatgacagagcacaatggcgttgtttgattcatgtagccgaccccacttagtgggacaaagctttgttgttgttgttgtaattaaaataagatattaaaaataattaaaagattaattaatattaaaatatcattataatttatccaaaaaatattttatattttatatgtatatatgtcctatattttataagattttaaaatttacatatgAGGTGTTCAGTATCATTTCGTATTCCGTATCATTTCGTGTCCGTCTCTATATGAGTTGTGCATCATAAATTCATTCTTTGTCATAGAGTTGAGTTAATTGACTTTCATACAACAATTAATCTCTCACTTTAAATTTTGCGGCAAATTTTGACAACAATGCATGCAAGTTACATCAACGACCAAAATTGTCAAATTAATCATTGCTGTTcttcttgcttcttcttcttaattcttcTCAAACCCACCCATAGATGAAGACCAAATCAGCAACCatatatatgaataatgaaattaataatatataaatttagtaCAATGTTATGCATTCATACACAACTTATTGGTTAGTAGCCATTCCTCAAAtcctcatatgtatatatatatatatatatatatatatatacacttttaTGACTCAAATATATGTATCTCTCTCTTAGTGAATAGTTTTAGAAatagttttctatatatatatatatatatatctatattattatgtatttattaataattaatttctcttcctatataataacattattataataataattattatttccgATTTTCCTTATAGTTGCAGGATTTAATTTAAATCCAAATAAATGGGGTATGTGAAGGGAAAATTGAAGAGCTTGATTATGAAGGTATGGAagctttataatatttattattattcataaaaaaaagatGGGTCAGAAATGATGATGGCTCCAAATGGTTGCTTCTCAGTGTATGTTCGTTGGGCCTGAAAATCAAAGGTTTGTAGTGAAAACAAAAGATGCAAACCACCCTTTGTTCATGATGCTATTAGAAGAAGCTGAATTGGAATATGCTTTTCAATTTGATGGGCCAATTTTGCTTCCTTGcaatcttgatttctttttcaaagtcttgGCTCAAATGGATTCCACCAAAACAACaacatatcaataataataataataaggtcaAAAGGGTATTATtgtactttttttcttcttcttcttagtcCTAAACGTTTTCTTTGTTATGCTAATAATAATGGtgagcatcatcatcatcatggtcCATATAAAGGTTATGGATTCTGAAATGGTGAGGGTAAACAATTTTCAatgctatattattattattattattattattattgttgttgttgttgttgtaacttgaaattcattatttatatatGAAATTAGTTTTATATTGACGTAGATCTAAAATGAGTATGATTAATTAGGTATTTATTTgaacatattaaaattttagtcatattatattcatatttttatgttttatattagTACTGTataattttagagactaatttaattatttctaaatgTTAAAATCTGTTTTAATGAAtgatgttgtgatgagaattttaTAGACTAAAAGTtagatattaatgtaattttctGTTTGGGCTCCAGCCCAGTTGGTTcaagaaaacaaaattaattttaatgatgaTGCTAGGTTAGGCAATTATTGATTAATGTATGTGAAACCTGAGGAGGCATTTGAAGAATGTTGGTTGGAAAAGGAAATTCCTAAATGCAATAGGAAGAATTAAAGAAATATCAATAATATctaagagataaaaaaaattaataaaaatagtttaaatttatcttatttaatatttattaattattattataattaataaataataaataaaataaattttgattattttttagttttttttaatctttCTAAAATCCCTGAGAAATATATATGATATGAAGATAAGAGCAATTAATTTATTACCAAAGTCTTGGCTTACAGCTCTAAGGAggcttgcctttttttttttaaattgagaaTGAGActcgaatttaaaatttttaagtgagGATAGAAAAATtatgatatttaaattataacttatgctaaagctaattaataaaattgatataattttttgaatATGTGACATTTTCATGTCCAGGCCATcctaattttgttccaaaaaatgTTTGCCTTATATAATACGAAACATTTCTTAAAGTTTGAGTTAAGCATGAGATATGTAACATCTAGCTAGGAAAAACATAATAGAAAAATCCCACTTTTCATTCACATTGCTTTAATTAACATCTTAGTACATATGTAAATTGAATACCTTTATTACAACACTTAAATAATAATACTAGTaataaaatatatcatcaaaggCCTAGTACAATGTGGTAATATACAACTAATAGCGATACATATTTGTATCAGTAAATCTTACATATATGTATTTATGGATATGTCAAATGAAAAATCAAtagatctttttctttttttaaaaacatcTAAGAATGGGtttgatttgtgttttttttttttttataaaatttataaatcaaaaatattaaaaataaaaagaaaaaataaatagatttttaactttttaattcgAAGATACATAAATTATTGactaattgaaaatacaaaagcgCTTCTTATCTTCTAAAAtatgagatatttaaatttttcattTCAAAATATATAAAGACAAACCGATCTCTCGAAGAAATTTAAATAtcttacattttttaaaataaaaatggaaaacgaAAACACAAATCAAGCGCGATCAAACTTGGTTAACCAATTGCTGAAAGGTGTTCATGGCAGAAGCAGGCAAACCCATAAGAACATTAATACTTCTCCTTCCATGGCCATGAGACAAGAACAAAACAACTTCTCTTTCAGGCAAAGTAACAGGACCAGAACACAAAGGATCACCCCAACCAAAATTTGTAGTGTGAAATGACAACTTTGTCCAAGTTGTGATCAATAGTGTAGCTGCCAAAGAAGGCCTTGCTCTTGTGACTTCAAAATAATCAATGGCTGATCTCATGTAACTATCATTCACCATTTCAATTGCTTCATGAACCAAACTCACTGAATATGACAAAGGGCTATTCAGTAATTCACCAGCCTTACAAAGAGAGTTTGTTAGAACAATAGCATTCCCAAAGTACCCCTCAGGTATTGGTGGCACAAATTTGGACCTTCCATCAACTGCAAAGAGTAGTTTAGTCTTTTGATCAGCTTTCATTCTTAATGCTTCAGATCTAGCCCTCCATACAAATCCTGCACAAAATCCAgatttttcataataaataaaatCATTCGTAATAAGATTTAAATCGTAAAATTGTTTGATTTAGTACAAAATTTAATGGTATTGTTATATTTGTCTTTAAAAAATCATTTGTTCTCCAAATTTAtctctaaaaaatattattaatcaaatttattttttaaagattttaaattaatcgcAATAGTTCTTCTGTCATTTTCTTTGTCGAAAGCACTAAAATTTATTAACGTGGCACCTTAAGTGATACTACAACACACACATAagagtcttaattgactattagcatgataagtttatgaaattagatcaaatcaaaatctaattaagaaaaaaaacctGAAGTATTGGAATCCCTCAATTTAGGgctgatttgatctaattttataaacttataatgTTAACTGCCAATTATGATTACTAGGAGCGTGTTATAGTGTTATTTAACGTGTCACgtcaataaattttaatgacaTTATCAACAAAACTTACAGAACGATTAAAAtggttaatttaaaatttttaaagaataaatttgattataaaaaatctttttagaattaatttaaaaaatatgtgatCTTTCGAAGattaatttgaccatttactcaAATTTTATGAAATCAACtaattcatttaaaattataatatcaaaatattttaagagttaaatcgagATTCTATATATTATACCTGAGAGTGCTTCAAAACTTGTGCATTTCTTCAAAACCCCATCTTGGGTAGCCATTTTCTTGAGGTGTTCAAGCTTGTTAGGGTCAAAGGTGAATGATTTGTAGATCATctcttcttcataaagcttgttAGTGTTTGATACATCTTCTATCTGCTCAAATTCTGTGTGTTCAAATTCGATCTTGGGAGGGTCGCGCGCTCTGAGCATCGATCGGTCGAGATATGGAGGAACCTTCAAGCTCAAGCCTCTGGCTACATTGCTCCATGCATTCACAAATTCCATGGCACATATTCCATCTTTCATGCAATGGATCATGTTTAGTCCCAAACTGAATCCTCCACATTTGAACTTTGTCACCTGAAACATCATTTTTAACTCAATAcctttattaggtttatgatgtTTTATAAGAAATCTACATGTTCAATTCATGAGACAGTTGGAGGAACACAATAACTGAAATCTTTGTTCAAAACAAAGACATAATATAATATAGTTCATATACGAAAAAATATAAAGAACTAACTTTTACTTAGCcagatttaatttatatttaggtttataatttaaaatttaaaataaataaaataattctgaATAAATTAACTGATAttgacagaaaaaaaaataatataaaagaatACTAGTTGGTTGAATATTATATTTTGTACATtatttaaaagagtaaattaaaaTAGTCTATTTGATATTCAAAATGTAAATGTATTTTAATTCGGCTTTGAAGTTTTAAAAGCGTTGATATATAATCTGCAAATTTATTTACTTAAGTCATTTTAGTCTCTAATAAAATAGCAATTAGTCAATTGATGATGTCACAagttatgtaaaatttattaataacatGTCACGTCATCAATATGTGGAAATGTGCAATATCAATTCATTATTCAGCaatatcatgcattcatgtgTACTTTAACATGATACAAAATTATTAATaggataattatatataaaaaaatattggcaTTATTACTTTCGGATTCATTATGTGTAGccaaagtgaatttttttttttaaattgtcttGTTGGTTTGGTTTGTTATATTAAAAAGACTAGCCACTAAGAATAAGTTAAAAAATTAAGTTAGAGTATTTTAGTGGTTAGTtcactaatttatttaaataaatatcaaaaatttaaaatttgcatTATACATACAATAACTAATTGAttagtaataaatttttaaatgaaattctaatttataatGAATTAGCCATTAATTTATCGAATTGAAAAAACACTGTAAGAACAAAAGAAATAGGTTGAGGAATTAAAGCAGCGAGAATGATGTGGGTGAATTGTTATATATAGTAGGGAGAAAGTGGAGGGTAAAAAGGAAGAAGGAATTTTTATGAGGGAAGGTGTGTGAGAAAAAAGATTATGGGTGTGGAGGGTTAGGAACTCAATTGTGTTTGAAAAGAGTGAGATACAATGGAAAAGAAGAGAAACAAATAGAAAAGTGATAGATatacatatgattaaggtataaaaaatatcaaatttttaagtaaaattaaaagattaaattaaatacataaaatataaaattaaaatataacttaaataataaaatagtcttatttaataattttttagaatcgATTAACTTATTTAATATTCTAATATTCACTCTAATTATAGATACTTGAACTCAACAAATAATTTatggaaatgcatggtttttGAAACATTGATtcgattttttatattatatattaaaaataaaaaaatatttataccacCTTTTATCAATCTATtctaatactaaaaaataaaagatatataaaagaGGTTAACACAAAAATGGGTATTCACTAGTCGGTTGGTTGGATTTGAAGGAAAATGAAAATCAAACtgattaaatttaattgatttgaatttattatttttaatgagtAAATCCGAaccaattcaaattaattaaatctgGATTCAACCTGTTCGAGTAAGTAATTATCTGCTTTAagatgaaatttaaaaaaatttgaaagaaaaataaaaaaatcatctaatactataaatatataataataatattaaaaaaatacatcatCGATTCAAACTTAAATATAACTATCATAATTTAAAAGACTATAAAATTAAGAGataaatttatatatgtattattagattttatttattttttaattaatactaaaCTAATCGGGTTCAAGTTTTGCGATTCTATAATCAATACTCAAACTAATTAAGATCGGATTTGATTTGGTTTGACCCGATTGTATTAAATTATCCATCGAGtctaaaattaatataatcataTCAGATCAAATTTCGAAACTCtactcataatatttttttataaatttcattgAAAGATAATGGAAATATATAAAGGATCACAAAAACATGCATATTCACTATACTTTTCTAGAAAAAATTGGTGATACTAATTTTGgtggcaaataaattaaattaaaaaaaaattatatcaaacctGAGCAGTCATAAGAGGCATCTGAAGAATATTGGTTGCACCAGGAACACTATAAACAAGTTTGCCAAGATTATGAGGATCTGGTTTTGTTAAATCTCCAATGTCTTCAATGTTACACTCTGCTTCAGCCTCAACAAACACTGCACCCTCTTCAGTGCAATCCACTATAAGCTTCCCTTCTTTGCTTAGAATCAAGGTACCTGCCATGGGGTAATAAGGGACAAGAATCTTTGAGAGTGAATCTTTGATTACTTGTGGAGCTTCTTCATTTCCCCTTGAACTTGATTTGAAGCAATAAACTGTTTTAACTGGAACAGCAATGTTCTGGTCAAGGTTTGAAAGGAAATAGAGTCCCTTTTGTGTTTCTTCTGAAGGCTTCACTTTCATTGGTTCTCCTATTTGCCTTACAACAAGTTCAAATTTTGAGCCATGCCCATTTTCCATCTTGAGATAATTAATAACCTTTctgaagaaaaaagggaaaaaaaatgtgTGTGTGagatttaagaaattatattaaaaaaaaagtagaaactcATATGCAGTACACTTCATGTGAAGCTGTTAGTTGAAAATcgttaaattataatttagttaaatatgtcAAATTATCTCACCATCTCAACTAACAATTCCACATGAAAACAAATTTATGTAAATCTTCACCTAAAAAAAAAtggtattaaaaatatttaatctgTCGGCCAAAAATCAactactaatttttaattttgtaaaaatcAGAACATAATATCTAATTATGTATttagtttgtgtttttatttttttatttttaatattttttgtttttaaaaatttattaagtaaagacaaaaaataaaattttattatttttattattttttctttcacaaaattttaaaaaataaaataaaataaaaaataaaaatacaaactaaacataaaatgtatttataaaaagaaaagaagacaaattaataaaaatttattttttattttcatcttttatttttttatttttttacaaaattctaaaaacaaaaattacttaaaaaaaaacaaaataaacaacccCTAAATAATTCAAATAACTTAGACTTATAGTTTAATGAATATATACATGTCATAGCAAAAGGAATGGATATGATTGAAAGACAAGGTAAGAGTTTTACCGGAATCTTTAATGCAAGCCTCtatgttgaatgatttaatgaAGTGAAATTCGTTTTGGACATTTGGTGCATGGTTAGAGAAGTTTATATAATAAGTGCTGAGGGTATTTTGGTCAAAAACATGTTCATTTGAAATTTAATAGAGTTATGTTTCCGTCCTTTTATTAGTACAGTAGACTTTAAATGAACACTTCAATTAAGGTCGGTTGAATATTTGTTTTATACTCAAAGTAtaacttttattttttggatttatcTATCATATGTTTTAAGAGTATAAattaagattacaaattaaaaataaaaaaattaagtttttaatacatttattctatatttattaaataaaaaatttaaaaataaatttattatgtgttttaaaaacacatattaattaaactcttatttttttaattttaaacgtcttttttttattaatggttaaaaaatttttaacattttttttctgtCTAGTCTAATGATAATAGGAAGATAATTACTATGACATGCATATCACCACCAAACACTATTTTGTTTCATCTTAATTTTTCCCATTTTTTCTTAATACACTTATCAAATACTATCTTATACAATTGAAATTGCACTCATTTCA
This region of Arachis hypogaea cultivar Tifrunner chromosome 8, arahy.Tifrunner.gnm2.J5K5, whole genome shotgun sequence genomic DNA includes:
- the LOC112708132 gene encoding omega-hydroxypalmitate O-feruloyl transferase; translated protein: MENGHGSKFELVVRQIGEPMKVKPSEETQKGLYFLSNLDQNIAVPVKTVYCFKSSSRGNEEAPQVIKDSLSKILVPYYPMAGTLILSKEGKLIVDCTEEGAVFVEAEAECNIEDIGDLTKPDPHNLGKLVYSVPGATNILQMPLMTAQVTKFKCGGFSLGLNMIHCMKDGICAMEFVNAWSNVARGLSLKVPPYLDRSMLRARDPPKIEFEHTEFEQIEDVSNTNKLYEEEMIYKSFTFDPNKLEHLKKMATQDGVLKKCTSFEALSGFVWRARSEALRMKADQKTKLLFAVDGRSKFVPPIPEGYFGNAIVLTNSLCKAGELLNSPLSYSVSLVHEAIEMVNDSYMRSAIDYFEVTRARPSLAATLLITTWTKLSFHTTNFGWGDPLCSGPVTLPEREVVLFLSHGHGRRSINVLMGLPASAMNTFQQLVNQV